The following proteins are encoded in a genomic region of Triticum dicoccoides isolate Atlit2015 ecotype Zavitan chromosome 1B, WEW_v2.0, whole genome shotgun sequence:
- the LOC119339467 gene encoding cyclin-P4-1-like isoform X2, whose translation MMTMAAEDQAAVPRVVSILSALLERVAERNDVVAAVERRIRDVEEQEEEEHDQQEDGKESTTTMTKKKKAVSAFQGLTKPAISVGGYLERIFRFAGCSPSCYVVAYIYLDRFLRRRPALAVDSFNVHRLLITSVLTAVKFVDDICYNNAYFARVGGISLMEMNYLEVDFLFGIAFDLNVTPAVFASYCAVLQTEMAYLEHPPPSIDAVSPTSLLQHCLPDQEVDTAAAATAATKSGCHRHQQQLTV comes from the exons atgatgacgatggcggcggagGACCAG GCGGCGGTGCCGCGGGTGGTCTCGATCCTGTCGGCGCTGCTGGAGCGCGTGGCGGAGCGCAACGACGTCGTCGCGGCGGTGGAGCGGCGCATACGGGAcgtggaggagcaggaggaggaagagCATGATCAACAAGAAGACGGCAAGgagtcgacgacgacgatgacgaagaagaagaaggcggtGTCGGCGTTCCAGGGGCTGACGAAGCCGGCCATCTCCGTCGGCGGCTACCTGGAGCGCATCTTCCGGTTCGCCGGCTGCAGCCCCTCATGCTACGTGGTGGCCTACATCTACCTCGACCGCTtcctgcgccgccgccccgccctcgcCGTCGACTCCTTCAACGTCCACCGCCTCCTCATCACCTCCGTCCTCACCGCCGTCAAGTTCGTCGACGACAT ATGCTACAACAACGCCTACTTCGCGAGGGTGGGAGGGATCAGCCTGATGGAGATGAACTACCTGGAGGTGGACTTCCTCTTCGGCATCGCCttcgacctcaacgtcacgcccGCCGTCTTCGCCTCCTACTGCGCCGTGCTGCAGACCGAGATGGCGTACCTCGAGCACCCGCCGCCGTCCATCGACGCCGTCTCCCCCACCAGCTTGCTGCAGCACTGCTTGCCCGACCAGGAGGtcgacaccgccgccgccgccaccgccgccaccaagTCCGGCTGCCACCGACACCAGCAGCAGCTTACCGTCTGA
- the LOC119339467 gene encoding cyclin-P4-1-like isoform X1 translates to MMTMAAEDQAAVPRVVSILSALLERVAERNDVVAAVERRIRDVEEQEEEEHDQQEDGKESTTTMTKKKKAVSAFQGLTKPAISVGGYLERIFRFAGCSPSCYVVAYIYLDRFLRRRPALAVDSFNVHRLLITSVLTAVKFVDDICYNNAYFARVGGISLMEMNYLEVDFLFGIAFDLNVTPAVFASYCAVLQTEMAYLEHPPPSIDAVSPTSLLQHCLPDQEVDTAAAATAATKSGCHRHQQQLTV, encoded by the exons atgatgacgatggcggcggagGACCAGGCGGCGGTGCCGCGGGTGGTCTCGATCCTGTCGGCGCTGCTGGAGCGCGTGGCGGAGCGCAACGACGTCGTCGCGGCGGTGGAGCGGCGCATACGGGAcgtggaggagcaggaggaggaagagCATGATCAACAAGAAGACGGCAAGgagtcgacgacgacgatgacgaagaagaagaaggcggtGTCGGCGTTCCAGGGGCTGACGAAGCCGGCCATCTCCGTCGGCGGCTACCTGGAGCGCATCTTCCGGTTCGCCGGCTGCAGCCCCTCATGCTACGTGGTGGCCTACATCTACCTCGACCGCTtcctgcgccgccgccccgccctcgcCGTCGACTCCTTCAACGTCCACCGCCTCCTCATCACCTCCGTCCTCACCGCCGTCAAGTTCGTCGACGACAT ATGCTACAACAACGCCTACTTCGCGAGGGTGGGAGGGATCAGCCTGATGGAGATGAACTACCTGGAGGTGGACTTCCTCTTCGGCATCGCCttcgacctcaacgtcacgcccGCCGTCTTCGCCTCCTACTGCGCCGTGCTGCAGACCGAGATGGCGTACCTCGAGCACCCGCCGCCGTCCATCGACGCCGTCTCCCCCACCAGCTTGCTGCAGCACTGCTTGCCCGACCAGGAGGtcgacaccgccgccgccgccaccgccgccaccaagTCCGGCTGCCACCGACACCAGCAGCAGCTTACCGTCTGA